A stretch of the Snodgrassella alvi genome encodes the following:
- a CDS encoding nitrate reductase subunit alpha — protein MSHFLDRLNFLRKTKETFSAGHGAVVAEGREWEDAYRQRWQHDKVVRSTHGVNCTGSCSWRVFVKNGLITWEMQQTDYPRTRADLPNHEPRGCPRGASYSWYVYSAQRVKYPMIRASLLRMWREKRKSLGAIEAWQSITQNPESAKKYKSQRGLGGFVRLDWNEAYEIIAAANAFTIKEFGPDRVIGFSPIPAMSMVSYAAGSRYLSLIGGVPLSFYDWYCDLPPSSPQTWGEQTDVAESADWYNANYLMVWGSNVPMTRTPDAHFYTEVRYKGTKTVAVSSDYGEMVKFSDIWMAPKQGTDAALAMAMGHVILKEFHLQNPSAYFVDYCRRLTDMPNLVVLNRDNGRLLPGYFLRASQMAGGLDETNHPEWKTLVIDENSGDIVAPKGSIGFRWGEQGKWNLRAEKSDSADIQAQISLAENHDAIMGVSFDYFGGEDAAEVIVKNIPVKKITGVDGKEILVTTVFDLMCANYGIDRGFGGDGVTDDYLADVPYTPLWQQKHTGVKPELVIQVAREFAQNAHETHGRSMVIVGAGLNHWYHMDMAYRGIINMLMMCGCIGQSGGGWCHYVGQEKLRPQTGWAPLAFAADWNRPSRQMNGTSFFYAHTSQWRHEKLDMAEVIAPTHAGQMANMSQLDFNVKAERMGWLPSAPQLARNPLDVTRDAEAQGKDPIAFAVEQMKAGVLDMACNDPDNPQNFPRNLFVWRSNILGSSGKGHEYFLKYLLGTQNALMSDETDAIKPMDVKIRPAAEGKLDLLTVLDFRMSTTCLYADIVLPTATWYEKDDLNTSDMHPFIHPLSEAVKPLWESRTDWDIYRGLAKAFSETAKDYLGVRKDLVLTPLMHDSPEELAQPFDPKDWKLGECEPVPGKTMPKMTVVERDYGTIYEKFTSVGPLLEKIGNGGKGISWQTAAEVDLLRKLNNTQSDGVSKGQPKLHSAIDAAEMILTLAPETNGHVAVKAWEALSKNTGIDHTHLAIAREDDAIRFRDVQAQPRKIISSPTWSGLESEKVSYNAGYTNVHELIPWRTLTGRQQFYQDHQWMRLFGEGLVSYRPTVDLKTTLNVKGHQSNGNPEIVLNFITPHQKWGIHSTYSDNLRMLTLSRGGPHVWMSEIDARRAGLQDNDWVEVFNVNGTLTARVVVSQRVPETMILMYHAQEKIVNVPGSELSGKRGGIHNSVTKVVMKPTHMIGGYAQLSWGFNYYGTVGTNRDELVVVRKMNKVDWLDTPATTPAAE, from the coding sequence ATGAGCCATTTTTTAGACAGACTAAATTTTTTACGTAAAACCAAGGAAACTTTTTCTGCCGGACATGGTGCGGTGGTAGCCGAAGGACGCGAGTGGGAGGATGCTTACCGCCAGCGTTGGCAGCATGACAAAGTGGTGCGTTCGACGCATGGGGTGAACTGTACAGGTTCCTGCAGCTGGCGCGTGTTTGTTAAGAATGGGCTGATTACGTGGGAAATGCAGCAGACAGATTATCCGCGTACGCGTGCCGATTTACCAAATCATGAACCACGTGGCTGCCCGCGAGGTGCCTCTTACAGTTGGTATGTGTATTCAGCTCAGCGGGTGAAATATCCGATGATTCGTGCGTCTTTGCTGCGCATGTGGCGCGAGAAACGTAAAAGTCTGGGCGCGATTGAAGCGTGGCAGAGTATTACTCAGAATCCAGAAAGTGCAAAAAAATATAAATCTCAGCGTGGTTTGGGTGGTTTTGTGCGTTTGGACTGGAATGAAGCATATGAAATTATTGCCGCTGCCAATGCATTTACAATTAAGGAATTTGGCCCTGACCGTGTAATTGGTTTTTCGCCGATTCCGGCAATGTCGATGGTGAGCTATGCTGCTGGTTCACGCTATCTAAGCTTAATTGGCGGGGTGCCGCTGTCCTTTTATGATTGGTACTGTGACCTGCCGCCATCCAGTCCGCAGACATGGGGCGAACAAACAGATGTAGCTGAATCTGCGGATTGGTACAACGCCAACTATCTGATGGTGTGGGGCTCAAATGTGCCAATGACACGTACGCCAGATGCGCATTTTTACACTGAAGTACGTTATAAGGGTACGAAAACGGTTGCGGTGTCTTCTGATTATGGCGAAATGGTGAAATTCAGTGATATCTGGATGGCGCCGAAGCAGGGTACAGATGCAGCGCTGGCAATGGCGATGGGACATGTGATTCTGAAAGAGTTTCATTTGCAGAATCCATCGGCTTATTTTGTCGATTACTGCCGCCGCCTAACCGATATGCCGAATCTAGTGGTATTGAATCGGGACAATGGTCGTTTGCTGCCGGGTTATTTCCTGCGTGCAAGCCAGATGGCCGGCGGTCTGGATGAAACTAATCATCCTGAATGGAAAACTTTGGTAATTGATGAAAATAGCGGCGACATTGTAGCGCCAAAAGGTTCAATTGGTTTCCGCTGGGGCGAGCAGGGAAAATGGAATCTACGCGCGGAAAAATCCGACAGTGCCGATATTCAGGCTCAGATTTCGCTGGCCGAAAATCATGATGCGATTATGGGGGTGTCTTTTGATTACTTTGGTGGCGAAGATGCAGCTGAAGTAATTGTGAAAAATATTCCGGTTAAAAAAATTACAGGTGTCGATGGCAAAGAAATTTTGGTCACCACAGTATTTGATTTGATGTGTGCCAATTATGGTATCGACCGCGGCTTTGGTGGTGATGGTGTGACAGATGATTATCTGGCTGATGTACCGTATACACCTCTGTGGCAGCAGAAGCATACGGGTGTTAAGCCAGAGCTGGTGATTCAGGTGGCGCGCGAATTTGCGCAAAATGCGCATGAAACCCATGGCCGCAGTATGGTAATTGTGGGGGCTGGTCTGAATCACTGGTACCACATGGATATGGCTTATCGCGGCATTATCAACATGCTGATGATGTGTGGCTGTATTGGCCAGAGCGGTGGTGGTTGGTGCCATTACGTAGGACAGGAAAAGCTGCGTCCGCAAACAGGCTGGGCACCGCTTGCATTTGCTGCAGACTGGAACCGTCCGTCGCGGCAAATGAATGGCACATCGTTCTTTTATGCACATACCAGCCAGTGGCGACACGAAAAGCTGGATATGGCAGAAGTGATTGCACCTACTCATGCAGGCCAGATGGCTAATATGAGTCAGCTTGACTTCAATGTAAAAGCGGAGCGTATGGGCTGGCTGCCCTCTGCACCGCAACTGGCGCGCAATCCATTGGATGTGACCCGTGACGCGGAAGCGCAGGGCAAAGACCCGATTGCCTTTGCGGTTGAGCAGATGAAAGCCGGTGTGCTGGATATGGCTTGTAATGATCCAGACAATCCACAAAACTTCCCGCGCAACCTATTTGTATGGCGTTCAAATATTCTTGGTTCTTCTGGCAAGGGGCATGAATATTTTCTGAAATACCTGCTGGGTACACAGAATGCATTAATGAGCGATGAGACAGATGCCATTAAGCCGATGGATGTGAAGATACGGCCTGCTGCTGAAGGTAAGCTTGATTTGCTTACAGTGTTAGATTTCCGTATGTCTACTACTTGCTTATATGCTGATATCGTGCTGCCTACAGCTACTTGGTATGAAAAAGACGATTTGAATACTTCGGACATGCATCCGTTTATTCATCCATTAAGCGAGGCAGTGAAACCATTATGGGAAAGCCGTACAGACTGGGATATTTACCGTGGTCTAGCCAAGGCATTTTCTGAAACCGCTAAAGATTATCTAGGCGTGCGCAAAGATTTGGTGTTAACACCATTGATGCATGATAGTCCAGAAGAATTGGCTCAGCCATTTGACCCTAAAGACTGGAAACTGGGTGAGTGCGAACCAGTACCGGGTAAAACCATGCCAAAAATGACAGTAGTAGAGCGTGACTACGGCACCATTTATGAAAAATTTACTTCTGTAGGGCCGTTGCTGGAAAAAATTGGCAACGGAGGCAAAGGGATTAGCTGGCAGACCGCGGCAGAAGTGGATTTACTGCGCAAGCTCAACAATACGCAAAGCGATGGTGTGTCAAAAGGACAGCCGAAACTACACAGTGCTATTGATGCAGCAGAAATGATCTTAACTTTAGCGCCGGAAACCAATGGCCATGTAGCTGTTAAAGCTTGGGAGGCTTTGTCTAAAAATACCGGTATCGACCATACTCATCTGGCGATTGCACGTGAAGACGATGCCATTCGCTTCCGTGATGTTCAGGCGCAGCCGCGTAAAATTATTTCTTCGCCAACTTGGTCTGGTCTAGAAAGTGAAAAAGTCAGCTACAACGCTGGTTATACCAATGTACATGAACTGATTCCATGGCGTACGCTGACAGGACGTCAGCAGTTTTACCAAGATCATCAATGGATGCGTTTGTTTGGTGAAGGGTTGGTTTCTTACCGGCCAACGGTAGACCTGAAGACCACACTCAATGTCAAAGGCCATCAAAGCAACGGAAATCCAGAAATTGTGCTGAATTTCATCACCCCGCACCAGAAATGGGGGATTCACAGTACCTATTCTGATAACTTGCGCATGCTCACTTTATCTCGTGGTGGTCCGCATGTATGGATGTCGGAAATCGATGCTAGACGTGCCGGTTTGCAGGATAACGACTGGGTGGAAGTGTTCAATGTCAACGGCACATTAACCGCGCGCGTTGTTGTTAGCCAGCGTGTGCCGGAAACCATGATTCTGATGTATCACGCACAGGAAAAAATTGTCAACGTGCCCGGTTCGGAGCTTTCTGGCAAACGTGGCGGTATCCACAATTCTGTGACTAAAGTAGTAATGAAACCGACTCATATGATTGGTGGCTATGCTCAATTGTCCTGGGGATTCAATTACTACGGTACGGTAGGTACCAACCGCGATGAACTTGTGGTAGTACGCAAAATGAACAAGGTGGACTGGCTGGATACACCGGCCACAACCCCGGCGGCTGAATAA
- the narH gene encoding nitrate reductase subunit beta, whose translation MKIRAQIGMVLNLDKCIGCHTCSVTCKNVWTSRDGVEYAWFNNVETKPGIGYPKNWEDQEQYKGGWVRERTGKLKLKQGNRLKILANIFANPNMPAIDQYYVPFTYDYEHLQAAPLMQTPPTARPVSVLTGKKMDKIEWGPNWEDDLGGEFAKRSKDKLFDGIQKDIYAAFENTFMMYLPRLCEHCLNPACVASCPSGSIYKREEDGIVLIDQDKCRGWRMCVSGCPYKKIYYNWVSGKAEKCIFCYPRIEGGQPTICSETCVGRIRYLGVMLYDADRISSSAAVENPQDLYEQQLDVFLDPNDPEIAREALAQGIPADWIQAAQNSPVYKMAVEWKVAFPLHPEYRTLPMVWYIPPLSPIQSALESGVIGEHGLIPELREMRIPLEYLANLLTAGKTEPIVNALQTMIDMRKYMRTKTIHSAEQALQELSGHRLSAQQIEEMYQIMAIANYEDRFVIPSAHKELVSNTFEEKAGCGFTFGDGCHNGHSKESLFGTRKAAPIVFHGLRKKNERQSV comes from the coding sequence ATGAAAATACGTGCACAAATCGGCATGGTGCTGAATCTGGATAAATGCATCGGTTGCCATACCTGTTCCGTGACTTGCAAAAATGTCTGGACCAGCCGTGATGGTGTGGAATACGCTTGGTTTAACAACGTCGAAACCAAGCCCGGTATCGGTTATCCAAAAAACTGGGAAGATCAGGAGCAATATAAAGGCGGCTGGGTACGCGAACGTACTGGTAAACTTAAGCTAAAGCAGGGTAATCGCCTAAAAATACTGGCAAATATATTTGCTAATCCAAATATGCCGGCCATCGACCAGTACTATGTACCGTTCACCTATGATTACGAGCATTTGCAAGCTGCTCCACTGATGCAAACCCCACCAACGGCACGGCCGGTGTCGGTATTAACTGGCAAGAAGATGGACAAAATCGAATGGGGGCCAAACTGGGAAGATGATCTGGGCGGTGAATTTGCCAAACGCTCAAAGGACAAACTGTTTGATGGCATACAGAAGGACATTTATGCTGCTTTTGAAAACACCTTTATGATGTATCTGCCACGCCTGTGTGAGCACTGTCTTAATCCAGCCTGCGTGGCCAGCTGTCCTTCTGGCTCCATTTATAAACGAGAAGAAGATGGCATCGTACTGATAGATCAGGATAAATGTCGAGGCTGGCGCATGTGCGTTTCCGGCTGTCCATACAAGAAAATTTACTACAATTGGGTGTCAGGTAAAGCAGAAAAATGCATTTTCTGCTATCCACGTATAGAAGGTGGTCAACCTACTATTTGTTCGGAAACCTGTGTTGGCCGTATCCGTTATTTAGGGGTAATGCTGTATGATGCCGACCGTATCAGCTCCAGCGCCGCTGTAGAAAATCCTCAGGATTTATACGAACAGCAACTTGATGTTTTCCTTGATCCAAACGATCCAGAAATTGCCCGCGAAGCGCTTGCTCAAGGCATTCCTGCCGACTGGATACAGGCAGCACAGAATTCTCCTGTATATAAAATGGCCGTTGAATGGAAAGTAGCGTTCCCATTGCATCCAGAATACCGCACCTTACCAATGGTATGGTACATACCACCATTATCTCCGATTCAGTCAGCATTGGAATCAGGAGTGATTGGTGAGCATGGCCTCATACCAGAGCTTAGAGAAATGCGTATTCCGCTCGAGTATCTGGCCAATCTGCTCACAGCCGGCAAAACAGAACCAATTGTCAATGCCCTTCAAACCATGATTGATATGCGTAAATACATGCGTACTAAAACAATCCATTCTGCTGAACAGGCTTTGCAGGAGCTGTCAGGCCACCGACTGAGCGCGCAGCAAATCGAAGAAATGTATCAGATTATGGCTATTGCCAACTATGAAGATCGTTTCGTCATCCCCAGTGCTCATAAAGAACTGGTTAGCAATACCTTTGAAGAAAAAGCTGGATGTGGTTTCACCTTTGGTGATGGCTGCCACAATGGCCATAGCAAAGAGAGCTTGTTTGGTACTCGTAAAGCTGCACCGATAGTATTTCATGGTTTGCGTAAGAAAAACGAACGCCAGTCAGTATAA
- a CDS encoding phage antirepressor N-terminal domain-containing protein, whose product MNNSITFVSFNGSSLATVKIKNTVYVCMKSVVSGIGLDWSTQHRKLRGCYQKYGCGFLSIPIKNGTKKILAIPLKKLSNWLQSINPKKVKDSLKDTVVIYQSECAEAIQAYWRKPRTLKKPCCPQPVDKNKSGLQRDQIAVIKALHRQLVLSVAKEKQAELAMTLWQAVQTRYGVSYEHVPASKFSEVLCLLSRVAVKKVSLGNAQPDNNGFTDIMVPPAQLDNLYESFVCSQNMRLMFEHLLPALHIFGSKYENQVHKYAYEIEHVFNNCYKAFLPLFDKMPESEIKESARKHLAKLM is encoded by the coding sequence ATGAATAATAGTATCACATTTGTTTCTTTTAATGGGAGTAGTCTGGCTACAGTTAAAATCAAGAATACAGTTTACGTGTGCATGAAATCTGTAGTCAGCGGAATCGGTCTGGACTGGTCGACCCAGCATCGAAAACTCAGAGGCTGTTATCAAAAGTATGGTTGTGGATTTTTATCCATTCCAATTAAAAATGGCACCAAAAAAATATTAGCAATTCCATTAAAAAAGCTAAGTAACTGGTTGCAGAGCATCAATCCCAAAAAAGTGAAAGATAGCCTTAAAGACACAGTAGTAATTTATCAGAGCGAGTGTGCAGAAGCTATACAGGCTTACTGGCGTAAACCACGTACGTTAAAAAAGCCGTGCTGTCCACAACCAGTAGACAAAAATAAATCCGGCTTACAACGTGACCAGATTGCTGTGATAAAAGCACTGCATCGGCAACTTGTATTATCCGTTGCCAAAGAAAAACAGGCAGAACTGGCCATGACATTATGGCAGGCAGTACAAACCCGCTATGGTGTCAGCTACGAGCATGTACCCGCATCCAAATTTAGTGAAGTGCTGTGTCTACTCAGCCGCGTAGCTGTTAAAAAAGTTAGTCTCGGTAATGCACAACCAGATAATAATGGTTTTACTGACATAATGGTACCACCGGCTCAACTAGATAATCTATATGAATCATTTGTATGCTCACAGAATATGCGACTTATGTTTGAGCATTTACTGCCAGCATTGCATATTTTTGGCAGCAAATACGAAAATCAGGTCCATAAATATGCTTATGAAATAGAGCATGTCTTTAATAACTGCTATAAGGCTTTTCTACCCTTATTTGACAAAATGCCCGAATCAGAAATTAAAGAATCTGCGCGCAAGCATCTGGCTAAGCTGATGTAA
- the narJ gene encoding nitrate reductase molybdenum cofactor assembly chaperone, whose protein sequence is MYKILSILLSYPRQQWLSHIEELHTAVNQYAALEQSAALEPFFNHLRAYDEISLQEVYVDTFDRNRNHALHLFEHLHGEDKARGQAMVDLLAEYQAHGLEPENNELPDYLPLFLEFLSGIDSQQAQQLLADAVHVIAYIAANLHKSQSIYAPVMDAVVALSPVAPQPLKAAPVRNMDEALEKFGPTAEGLEPLLNQPSVQEVQFFRQKKLS, encoded by the coding sequence ATGTATAAGATATTATCCATTTTACTGAGCTATCCGCGGCAACAATGGCTGAGCCATATTGAAGAACTGCATACTGCTGTCAACCAGTATGCTGCACTGGAACAGTCCGCAGCGCTGGAACCATTTTTTAATCATTTGCGTGCATACGATGAAATCAGCCTTCAGGAAGTGTATGTCGATACTTTCGACCGCAACCGCAACCATGCCCTGCATCTGTTTGAACATCTGCATGGTGAAGACAAAGCACGTGGGCAGGCAATGGTCGACTTGCTAGCAGAATATCAGGCACATGGTCTAGAACCAGAAAATAACGAACTGCCGGATTATCTGCCCTTATTTCTGGAGTTTCTATCCGGCATCGACAGCCAGCAGGCGCAGCAGTTGCTAGCTGATGCCGTGCATGTCATTGCATACATTGCGGCCAATCTGCATAAAAGCCAGTCCATTTATGCGCCGGTAATGGATGCAGTAGTGGCCTTGTCGCCAGTGGCACCGCAGCCATTAAAGGCAGCACCGGTACGTAATATGGATGAAGCCCTGGAAAAATTTGGCCCCACCGCAGAAGGACTCGAACCTCTGTTAAACCAGCCATCCGTACAGGAAGTGCAATTTTTCCGCCAGAAAAAACTCAGCTAA
- the narI gene encoding respiratory nitrate reductase subunit gamma, with protein sequence MYYLNQFIFGIFPYIAASIFFLGSLIRFDTNQYSWKSESSQLLYPRLLRMGNILFHIGVLGLFFGHLVGLLTPVFVWDTLGISHETKQLTAMIAGGIMGTLALIGLIMLIYRRFSSARLLANSTWRDKLVLIWLLITLCLGLGTIHVSAHHLDGEEMISLMQWAQHIVTFRSGAADIIAHTHPIFKLHLFMGMSVFVIFPFTRLVHIWSGFGALVYLKRQAQLVRSRRY encoded by the coding sequence ATGTATTATCTTAATCAATTCATATTCGGCATTTTTCCCTACATTGCCGCCAGTATCTTTTTTCTGGGCAGTCTGATTCGATTTGATACCAACCAATATTCGTGGAAATCCGAATCCAGCCAGCTACTATATCCGCGCTTATTGCGCATGGGTAATATCCTATTTCACATCGGCGTACTGGGTTTGTTTTTTGGCCATTTAGTTGGATTATTAACACCAGTGTTCGTGTGGGATACGCTGGGCATCAGTCATGAAACCAAGCAGCTCACAGCCATGATTGCCGGTGGCATCATGGGAACACTGGCTTTAATCGGTCTTATAATGTTGATTTATCGCCGTTTCAGTAGTGCGCGTTTACTCGCCAACAGCACGTGGCGTGATAAATTGGTATTAATCTGGCTGCTAATTACCCTGTGTCTGGGATTAGGAACCATTCATGTTTCCGCACACCATCTGGACGGGGAGGAAATGATTAGCCTGATGCAATGGGCGCAGCATATCGTCACTTTCCGCAGCGGAGCAGCTGACATCATTGCTCATACTCATCCGATTTTCAAACTTCACCTATTTATGGGTATGAGCGTATTTGTTATCTTTCCATTTACTCGGCTAGTACATATTTGGAGTGGATTTGGCGCATTAGTGTACCTAAAACGCCAAGCCCAGTTGGTCAGAAGCAGACGTTATTAA
- a CDS encoding S24 family peptidase, whose product MKFAIQLKAARLAAGLSQKELAFKTGITPSLISRYELGKVAPRLETVNRIMQILNFQPSESISEGLFNDDAFIPIPPLPSQNTHSKTSQLNLYREDIKLNNLQVDNLVSITMSGDSMHTLLNDGDKLVVDVSKKIPVDGKIYAFNQGSLLRIRILQNLPNERVRMKSYNNHEYPDETVGLNQIEIIGQIVYKAGFI is encoded by the coding sequence ATGAAATTTGCCATTCAACTCAAAGCTGCCAGATTGGCTGCTGGGCTTTCTCAAAAAGAGCTTGCCTTTAAAACTGGCATTACGCCTTCTCTAATTTCCCGTTACGAACTGGGTAAAGTTGCACCCAGACTGGAAACGGTTAACCGGATTATGCAAATCCTTAATTTTCAGCCCAGTGAAAGCATATCGGAAGGCCTGTTTAATGATGATGCGTTTATTCCGATTCCTCCTCTGCCGTCTCAAAATACCCATTCAAAAACTTCTCAACTTAATCTGTACCGAGAGGATATCAAGCTAAATAATTTGCAGGTAGACAATCTGGTTAGTATCACCATGAGTGGTGATTCGATGCATACTTTGTTAAATGATGGTGACAAGCTCGTTGTGGATGTTTCAAAAAAAATACCTGTAGACGGTAAGATTTATGCATTTAATCAGGGTAGTCTGCTCAGAATCAGGATACTGCAAAACTTACCTAATGAGCGGGTAAGAATGAAAAGTTATAATAATCATGAATACCCAGATGAAACTGTTGGATTAAATCAGATAGAAATTATTGGACAAATTGTATACAAAGCCGGTTTTATATAA
- a CDS encoding LexA family protein, translating into MYTGKQLGDAIKTAIELKGVRKADVARAFAIKPPSVTSWIQTGRVDKAHIDKLVSYFADVVKPEHFGIGAFEDNEVLFNGFKVPLLSWIDAAKQLDRKTLLVASNIWVSALRKPSAQAFALEIKGDSMEPEFTAGDKIVVEPELPVQHGNFVVVRESGNEAMFKQYVREGNRHYLKPLNNRYPIIEMSDQFHICGIVTEKFKIYI; encoded by the coding sequence ATGTACACTGGTAAACAATTAGGTGATGCAATTAAAACTGCTATTGAGCTAAAGGGTGTGCGAAAAGCTGATGTGGCGCGCGCTTTTGCGATAAAACCGCCCTCGGTAACGAGCTGGATACAGACTGGGCGGGTTGATAAAGCTCATATTGATAAGTTGGTATCCTATTTTGCCGATGTTGTGAAGCCGGAACATTTTGGAATCGGTGCATTTGAAGATAATGAAGTTTTGTTTAATGGCTTTAAAGTACCACTGTTGTCATGGATAGATGCAGCTAAGCAGCTGGATAGAAAAACCTTACTGGTTGCTAGTAATATTTGGGTATCTGCTTTGCGCAAGCCCAGTGCACAGGCGTTTGCATTGGAAATCAAGGGAGACAGTATGGAACCAGAGTTTACGGCAGGCGACAAAATTGTAGTAGAACCAGAGCTGCCGGTACAACATGGCAATTTTGTGGTAGTGCGCGAAAGTGGTAATGAGGCGATGTTTAAACAATATGTAAGAGAGGGTAATCGCCATTATCTGAAGCCGCTGAATAATCGCTACCCGATTATCGAGATGTCGGATCAGTTCCATATTTGCGGCATTGTGACTGAGAAATTTAAAATTTATATTTAA